The following proteins come from a genomic window of Natrinema saccharevitans:
- a CDS encoding TAXI family TRAP transporter solute-binding subunit has protein sequence MVDDSNQIGNRTNRRTFLAAGLGTTAALAGCLDSLDEGVGGGSGDDSQLTIVTAESETGTYAASQGIAATVDENADDLDVEAQPSQGTEDNIGRLGRGEADIGMIQHRSARKILNGNEPYGSLDYTPNQIFHYNDLPWLFVTNNDWTSIADIESGARVSPTPGESGTRETLTEALGTVTDDYEQISVSYGEQAGAMQEGQLDVGVVTISNFDFEASWIQEMKQTVDTRVLEWPDDAVDELESNAGVPMEPIDMTRDSLSGYAHAPDEAMGVNIPYNFVVRNDHEYDYIYSFLETMYEYRESMKEDHPYLGYYMEDEWWTTRMYDDFPFHPAAADFYEEKGLWSDDFVRGEE, from the coding sequence ATGGTAGACGACAGCAACCAAATTGGTAACCGCACGAATCGTCGAACGTTCCTCGCCGCTGGACTCGGCACCACAGCCGCACTCGCGGGCTGTCTCGACTCTCTCGACGAGGGGGTCGGTGGTGGCAGTGGCGATGATTCACAGCTCACGATCGTCACGGCGGAATCGGAAACGGGAACCTACGCGGCCAGTCAGGGGATCGCCGCGACGGTTGACGAGAACGCCGACGATCTCGACGTGGAGGCACAGCCGAGTCAGGGTACCGAAGACAACATCGGTCGACTCGGCCGCGGAGAGGCCGATATCGGGATGATCCAGCATCGATCGGCTCGGAAGATCCTGAACGGCAACGAGCCCTACGGATCCCTCGACTACACCCCTAATCAGATCTTCCACTACAACGACCTCCCGTGGTTGTTCGTGACCAACAACGACTGGACGTCGATCGCCGATATCGAATCCGGTGCCCGGGTGTCCCCGACGCCGGGTGAGTCGGGTACCCGAGAGACGCTTACCGAGGCGCTTGGCACCGTTACCGATGACTACGAGCAGATAAGCGTCAGCTACGGCGAGCAGGCCGGGGCGATGCAGGAGGGCCAACTCGACGTCGGCGTCGTGACGATCTCGAACTTCGACTTCGAGGCCTCCTGGATTCAAGAGATGAAACAGACCGTCGACACCCGTGTCCTCGAGTGGCCCGACGACGCCGTCGACGAACTCGAGAGCAACGCCGGCGTCCCGATGGAGCCGATCGACATGACCCGGGACAGCTTGAGTGGGTACGCACACGCCCCTGACGAGGCGATGGGAGTTAACATTCCGTACAACTTCGTCGTGCGTAACGATCACGAGTACGACTACATCTACAGCTTCCTCGAGACGATGTACGAGTACCGCGAGTCGATGAAAGAAGACCATCCGTACCTCGGGTACTACATGGAGGACGAGTGGTGGACGACGCGGATGTACGACGACTTCCCGTTCCACCCGGCCGCGGCCGACTTCTACGAGGAGAAGGGACTGTGGTCCGACGACTTCGTTCGCGGTGAGGAATAG
- a CDS encoding IclR family transcriptional regulator: MGTDRDGDDGAGVSTTRKTFRLLETLKDEEGVTIADLTERTTLPKSTVYRHLQTLTELGYVIERDGRYYVGFRFVELGEQARSRKAGYTAAKRAVFELGKETDERAVFIVEEDDDAVYVHRYGSLSNSMIGQRRPLHSMASGKVILAEWDDDAVANYAERTGLEAHTSNTITDLGALFDELERVRDRGYAVNEQEHMEGLRGIAVPVYTPHDEFLGSLAVFGPTSRFTDTYVHDDLAARLRDKAGEIKVTLAYG, from the coding sequence ATGGGCACGGATCGAGACGGGGACGACGGGGCCGGCGTTTCCACGACGCGGAAGACGTTCCGACTCCTCGAGACACTCAAAGACGAGGAAGGCGTTACTATCGCCGACCTCACCGAGCGGACGACCCTTCCGAAAAGCACCGTCTACCGCCATCTCCAGACGCTGACGGAGTTGGGGTACGTGATCGAACGCGATGGTCGCTACTACGTCGGGTTCCGGTTCGTCGAGCTCGGCGAACAGGCCCGATCCCGGAAGGCGGGATACACGGCCGCGAAGCGAGCGGTATTCGAACTCGGCAAAGAGACCGACGAACGCGCGGTATTCATCGTCGAAGAGGACGACGACGCCGTCTACGTCCACCGTTACGGCAGCCTCTCGAACTCGATGATCGGCCAGCGCCGCCCGTTGCACTCGATGGCTTCCGGGAAAGTGATTCTCGCGGAGTGGGACGACGACGCCGTCGCGAACTACGCCGAGCGGACCGGCCTCGAGGCACACACGTCGAACACGATTACCGATCTCGGCGCGCTCTTCGACGAACTCGAGCGGGTTCGGGACCGTGGCTACGCGGTGAACGAACAGGAACACATGGAGGGGCTACGCGGAATCGCCGTTCCCGTCTATACCCCCCACGACGAGTTCCTCGGCTCCCTGGCCGTCTTCGGGCCGACCAGCCGGTTCACCGACACCTACGTTCATGACGATCTGGCTGCCCGCCTCCGGGACAAGGCCGGCGAAATCAAAGTCACGCTCGCGTACGGCTGA
- a CDS encoding acyl-CoA dehydrogenase family protein, whose product MLDFVQLEEDLDQEERMIRDTAREFVDEHVKPDIGDHFEAGTFPKELIPKMGELGFYAPNLEGYGSPNVSETAYGLLMQELEAGDSGLRSMASVQGALVMYPIHAYGSEEQKEEWLPEMGRGEAIGCFGLTEPEHGSNPSAMETRAERDGDGYVLNGSKTWITNSPIADVAVVWARDKSAADDPVRGFLVETDRDGVTTNKIDDKLSLRASITGEIGLNDVHVPEENVLPGVEGMKGPLSCLTQARYGIAWGAVGAARDCFEEARQYAKDRDQFGGPIGRFQLQQRKLAEMGTQITLAQLLAHRLAELKERGEMRPQHVSMSKRNNVRMARNQARIAREMLGGNGITTDYSPMRHMSNLETVYTYEGTHDIHTLVLGEEFTGISAYQ is encoded by the coding sequence ATGCTGGATTTCGTTCAGCTCGAGGAAGATCTCGACCAGGAAGAGCGGATGATCCGGGACACGGCCCGGGAGTTCGTCGACGAACACGTCAAGCCCGACATCGGCGACCACTTCGAGGCGGGGACGTTCCCGAAGGAACTCATCCCGAAGATGGGTGAACTCGGCTTCTACGCCCCCAATCTCGAGGGCTACGGTTCGCCGAACGTCTCCGAGACGGCCTACGGACTCCTGATGCAGGAACTCGAGGCCGGCGACTCGGGATTGCGCTCGATGGCGTCGGTTCAGGGCGCGCTGGTGATGTACCCGATCCACGCCTACGGGAGCGAGGAGCAGAAAGAGGAGTGGCTGCCGGAGATGGGGCGGGGCGAAGCGATCGGTTGCTTCGGCCTGACCGAACCCGAACACGGCTCGAACCCGTCGGCGATGGAGACCCGCGCCGAGCGCGACGGTGACGGCTACGTCTTGAACGGCTCCAAGACCTGGATCACGAACTCGCCGATCGCCGACGTGGCCGTCGTCTGGGCGCGCGACAAGTCGGCGGCGGACGACCCCGTTCGCGGGTTCCTCGTCGAGACCGACCGCGACGGCGTCACGACCAACAAGATCGACGACAAGCTCTCGCTGCGGGCCTCGATCACGGGCGAGATCGGCCTGAACGACGTCCACGTCCCCGAGGAGAACGTCCTCCCGGGCGTCGAGGGCATGAAGGGGCCGCTGTCCTGTCTCACGCAGGCCCGCTACGGCATCGCCTGGGGTGCCGTCGGGGCCGCCCGCGACTGCTTCGAGGAGGCCCGCCAGTACGCGAAAGACCGCGACCAGTTCGGCGGCCCGATCGGTCGGTTCCAGCTCCAGCAGCGCAAGCTCGCGGAGATGGGTACCCAGATCACGCTGGCGCAACTGCTCGCCCACCGGCTCGCCGAACTCAAAGAGCGCGGCGAGATGCGGCCACAGCACGTCTCGATGTCGAAGCGAAACAACGTCCGCATGGCGCGCAATCAGGCCCGTATCGCCCGCGAGATGCTCGGCGGCAACGGCATCACCACCGACTACTCGCCGATGCGGCACATGTCCAACCTCGAGACGGTCTACACCTACGAGGGAACCCACGACATCCACACGCTCGTCCTCGGCGAGGAGTTCACCGGTATCTCCGCCTACCAGTAA